The sequence CAGATCATGTCGCGCCTTGGCGTCATAACCTCTTTTGCGACCGTATCACTAAAATCAACTGCATTTTTGATGATCTCAGTCTCAAAACTATCAAGCACGCCGCCCTTTAAGCTCTCGCCAACGATGATCTTGATCTCCTCTTCAGAGTGCGCTAGCTCATTCTCTTTTGCTGGCTGGATGCCTAAAATTTTAAGTCCGGATGTAGCTAGGATGTCAAAAAGCTTTATGATAGGCGAAAATAGTATCCAGAAAAAGTGAAGCGGACGGGCGATTTTAAGCACTGCTGATTCTGATTTGGCTATGGCGACTGACTTTGGTACAAGCTCACCCATAACGACGTGAAGTAGCGTGATAAGCGTAAATGCGATCGCAAAGCCGACTGTATGAACTAAGATATCGCTAAGATTAAAAACATTTTTAAGTGGGGCTTCTATGAGCCTTGCGACTGCTGGCTCACCGATCCAACCAAGGGCGAGTGAGCTTAGCGTGATGCCAAGCTGAGTGGCGCTAAGGTAGGTATCAAGCTTGTTTGACATCTCAAAGGCAAGCTGGGCGTTTGGCTTTTTCTCTTTTATAAGCTCTTCAAGTCTAGACTTGCGAACCTTAACAAGGGAAAATTCCGACAAAACAAAAAATGCGTTTAGTAAAATGAATATAATGGCAAGTATTACCATTAAAAGCGAGTTATCGCTACTGGGGTACAATTATGATCCTTAAGAGTTAAAAATTTTGGCTGATTATAGCGAATTTATATTTAGCGGTCAAATTAGCCGCGCCCAAAAGTAACAACATTTCTTAAATTTAAGATTTATAAAAAGTTCTTAAATCATATTTTGGTAACATTATTTTCATCACTAAAATTATGGATTTTACAATGAGCAAAAAGAATTTTTCATCACGCTGGGCGTTTATACTAGCCTCAGTTGGTTCAGCCGTTGGTATGGCAAATGTTTGGGGCTTTCCTTACAAGCTTGGCACAAATGGTGGTGGAGCGTTTTTACTCATCTACATATTTTTCGTAGCGCTTTTTTCTTACGTTGGTTTAAGCGCTGAGTATGCGATCGGCAGACGAGCAAAGACTGGCACGCTAGGATCATATAAATTTGCTTGGCAAAGTAGAAATTTAGGCGTCATCGGTAGCATCGTTGGCTGGCTCCCACTTGCTGGCTCGCTTTGCATAGCCATCGGCTACGCTGTCATCATCGCTTACGTGCTAAAAGCCCTTACCCAGGCGCTTACTGGCTCATTTATGAGCGTTGATACAAATGTTTGGTTTAACTCATTTGCACTTCACGAGTACTCGGTCCTGCCCTATCACTTCATAGTCATCGTTGGCACGCTTCTTACGCTATTTTTTGGAGCAAAAAGCATCGAAAAGACTAATAAAATAATGATGCCACTATTTTTCGTGTTATTTGCCATTTTGGCTACAAATGTCGCGATGCTTCCAAACGCATTTGAGGGGTATAAATTTCTATTTATCCCTGATTTTAGCAAGCTTGAAGATCCGATGGTGTGGGTCACAGCGATGGGTCAAGCCTTTTTCTCGCTCTCTATCACGGGATCAGGCATGATAGTTTATGGAGCATATCTTTCAAAAGACGA is a genomic window of Campylobacter concisus containing:
- a CDS encoding hemolysin family protein; amino-acid sequence: MYPSSDNSLLMVILAIIFILLNAFFVLSEFSLVKVRKSRLEELIKEKKPNAQLAFEMSNKLDTYLSATQLGITLSSLALGWIGEPAVARLIEAPLKNVFNLSDILVHTVGFAIAFTLITLLHVVMGELVPKSVAIAKSESAVLKIARPLHFFWILFSPIIKLFDILATSGLKILGIQPAKENELAHSEEEIKIIVGESLKGGVLDSFETEIIKNAVDFSDTVAKEVMTPRRDMICINKQKSFEENLQVVFESKYTRYPYIDGSKDIILGMIHIRDILQLHFSEDKEKSFDAIVRKFVIVPESLSISKVLVMMNKEQISAALVVDEYGGTAGLLTMEDIMEEVLGDFNDEHDEVDQHYKKINENIYEFQGRYDLESVEELLGISFDEETDQVTIGGYVFNLIGRLPVVGDKIEDENCYYEVRKMDGASISRVKVRKKIKEEEEPAQA
- a CDS encoding sodium-dependent transporter; translated protein: MSKKNFSSRWAFILASVGSAVGMANVWGFPYKLGTNGGGAFLLIYIFFVALFSYVGLSAEYAIGRRAKTGTLGSYKFAWQSRNLGVIGSIVGWLPLAGSLCIAIGYAVIIAYVLKALTQALTGSFMSVDTNVWFNSFALHEYSVLPYHFIVIVGTLLTLFFGAKSIEKTNKIMMPLFFVLFAILATNVAMLPNAFEGYKFLFIPDFSKLEDPMVWVTAMGQAFFSLSITGSGMIVYGAYLSKDEDIVESAKTTAFFDTLAALVAALVMIPAVFAYAMDPAEGPKLLFVTLPKILQNMIGGQIFAIILFTAVIFGGITSLQNMFEVVAESLMHKFPRLSRFWVLVLLCVVCFGFGAFMEPISSWGPWMDFVSIYIIPIGAVIGAISWFWIIKKEEILDEVNSGANKTYGSFWYFVGKFIYVPIAFLLCIIAISKGISF